The proteins below are encoded in one region of Podarcis raffonei isolate rPodRaf1 chromosome 6, rPodRaf1.pri, whole genome shotgun sequence:
- the LOC128415548 gene encoding calcium-activated chloride channel regulator 2-like translates to MKKSEAPAGEGRQKNKTTKHKSRLHTTRLVFAISRSLRAAATKPAARRCFAREALRTSDVLLQKRMARKSDAGAGPVGLSVGLALLQLLGGGVTAATLKGSAYQELLVAIHPSVPQEAKIVSSLKEMITEASFYLFSATQGRVHFGSVKILIPATWERNNYAKPTQEAYTKADVIVAPPYWKHGHDPYTLQYGGCGEKGKYIHFTSDFLVNNDSIGIYGPHGRLFVHEWAHLRWGVFDEYDSEKPFYISSQNQVKATRCSSDLTGIYVCEKESCTEGTCVIDQATGLLKEGCTFIHDKEQNASSSIMYMQSLSSVFEFCDSSNHNTEALNAQNRMCSYKSTWDVIMSSDDFKSDIPLTSKNSPLPPTFSLLQGTDRVICLVLDFSSSMDENNQIIRMRQAVDVYLLQIVEENSYVGIVTFSEGGEVKSQVRQITSADIRKQLASDLPVASYGDRANVCTGLQLALQVIKKHDESVSGSEIILLTSGGDSSLSKCFSDVIDSGLIVHTITLGHSASQELEQLGKMTGGLSFFVTDRQDSTGLIDVFSAIVASDGDTSHQPVQIESTAERVKGNGQIERSTIIDSTVGNDTFFIVTWLAKEPSIVLRGPRGEHFTNGEFDVDPLFRTARLQIPGIAEAGDWTYLLTNSHGLPEVLTMTVTSRAVKSDVSTITVRTHTNKDTNAYPSPMIVYAQVNQGFSPILGANVTAIIEPESGDPIILDLFDNGAGADTIKNDGVYSKYLFSFVRNGRYSLKVRVQRDNQTISPYPATLWSPAMYIPGYITNGTIQMNAPRPLMNSEDTHISSGGFSRIAAGSAFTISGVPTGPYKDLFPPCKITDLDARTEEDKIVLTWTAPGDDFDQGQAARYEVRISQSSLELREEFENAVPINTSSLAPQPAGSKEMFVFKPEALANVTLIYMGIRTVDKSFLYSDLSNIAQALIIPGKATHIAPAKYGALAVVLTTCGLLLLVASCLIVSTVLWTLKKKKKVAIDEAILSHSDSALAV, encoded by the exons ATGAAGAAATCCGAAGCGCCCGCGGGGGAGGgaagacaaaaaaacaaaaccacaaaacacaAATCCCGTCTCCATACGACGCGCCTCGTTTTTGCAATCTCCAGGTCGTTGCGCGCAGCTGCAACGAAACCTGCCGCGCGTCGTTGTTTTGCGAGGGAAGCGCTGCGGACTTCCGACGTGCTCCTCCAGAAAAGGATGGCCAGAAAAAGCGACGCGGGGGCCGGCCCCGTGGGGCTGAGCGTGGGTCTCGCCCTCCTGCAGCTCCTCGGAGGGGGGGTCACCGCCGCGACGCTGAAGGGCAGCGCTTACCAGGAGCTGCTGGTCGCCATTCACCCCTCCGTCCCCCAAGAGGCGAAAATCGTCTCCAGCCTTAAG GAAATGATTACTGAAGCTTCCTTCTACTTGTTCAGTGCTACACAAGGAAGGGTTCATTTTGGGAGTGTCAAAATTTTAATACCTGCAACATGGGAAAGAAACAATTACGCAAAGCCAACGCAAGAGGCGTACACAAAG GCAGATGTCATTGTTGCTCCACCTTATTGGAAACATGGACACGATCCATACACATTGCAATATGGAGGGTGTGGAGAAAAGGGAAAATACATACATTTCACCTCTGACTTCCTGGTAAATAATGATTCGATTGGAATCTATGGACCACACG GCAGGCTTTTCGTCCATGAGTGGGCCCATCTTCGGTGGGGGGTATTTGATGAATATGACAGTGAAAAGCCTTTCTACATATCAAGTCAAAACCAGGTGAAAGCCACCAG GTGTTCTTCTGACCTAACGGGAATTTATGTCTGCGAGAAAGAATCCTGCACTGAAGGCACCTGTGTCATTGATCAGGCAACAGGGCTCTTAAAAGAAGGGTGCACGTTTATACACGACAAGGAACAAAATGCATCATCTTCCATAATGTACATGCAAAGCTTATCTTCT gTGTTTGAATTCTGTGACTCAAGCAACCATAACACTGAAGCTCTCAATGCCCAGAACAGGATGTGCAGTTACAAGAGCACATGGGATGTCATAATGAGTTCTGATGACTTTAAATCAGATATTCCTCTGACCAGCAAAAACAGTCCTTTGCCCCCGACCTTCTCACTTTTACAAGGGACCGACAGAGTGATCTGTTTAGTCTTGGATTTTTCCAGCAGCATGGATGAG AACAATCAAATCATTCGGATGCGTCAGGCAGTAGATGTGTATCTACTGCAAATTGTGGAAGAGAACTCCTACGTTGGGATTGTCACATTCAGTGAAGGAGGAGAAGTAAAATCTCAGGTCCGGCAAATAACGAGTGCTGATATACGGAAGCAGCTTGCCTCCGACTTGCCAGTTGCTTCATACGGCGACAGAGCAAATGTTTGCACGGGTTTACAGCTGGCGCTGCAG GTAATTAAAAAACATGACGAAAGTGTTTCTGGTTCTGAAATCATCTTATTGACCAGTGGAGGTGACAGTTCACTTAGCAAGTGTTTCTCTGATGTCATTGACTCTGGCTTAATCGTTCATACCATCACTCTGGGGCATTCTGCATCCCAAGAACTGGAACAACTGGGCAAAATGACAG GGGGACTGAGTTTTTTTGTCACTGATAGACAAGATTCAACTGGCCTAATAGACGTCTTCAGCGCCATTGTAGCAAGTGATGGAGATACCAGCCACCAGCCTGTCCAG ATTGAAAGCACGGCTGAAAGGGTGAAGGGCAATGGTCAGATTGAAAGGTCGACGATTATTGACAGCACAGTAGGAAACGACACATTTTTCATAGTGACGTGGCTGGCAAAGGAACCCAGTATCGTTCTTCGTGGCCCTAGAGGAGAACACTTTACAAATGGGGAATTTGATGTCGATCCACTTTTCCGCACAGCTCGCCTGCAGATTCCGGGGATTGCTGAG GCTGGGGATTGGACATACTTACTCACTAACTCTCATGGGCTCCCTGAAGTCCTCACAATGACTGTGACCTCGCGAGCCGTAAAGTCTGACGTGTCTACCATCACCGTGAGAACCCACACAAATAAAGATACAAATGCTTACCCAAGTCCAATGATTGTGTACGCACAGGTTAATCAAGGCTTCTCTCCCATTCTTGGTGCAAATGTGACTGCCATTATTGAGCCAGAGAGTGGAGATCCAATTATCTTGGACCTTTTTGACAATGGTGCAG GTGCAGATACGATAAAAAACGATGGTGTGTATTCTAAATACCTCTTTTCTTTTGTGAGAAATGGAAGATATAGCTTGAAAGTTCGCGTCCAGAGGGACAACCAGACAATTAGCCCATACCCTGCAACGCTCTGGAGCCCTGCAATGTATATTCCTGGTTACATAACAAATG GTACAATCCAGATGAATGCACCGAGGCCATTGATGAATAGTGAAGATACGCACATCAGCTCTGGGGGCTTCAGCAGAATAGCTGCTGGGAGTGCTTTCACCATATCTGGAGTTCCCACTGGCCCCTATAAGGATTTGTTCCCACCATgcaaaattactgatttggatGCCAGAACAGAAGAGGACAAAATTGTTTTAACCTGGACAGCTCCAGGGGATGACTTTGACCAGGGACAAG ctgcaagataCGAAGTGAGAATAAGCCAAAGTTCTCTGGAACTGAGGGAAGAATTTGAAAACGCTGTACCCATAAATACCTCCAGCTTGGCACCTCAGCCAGCAGGTTCCAAGGAAATGTTTGTGTTTAAACCAGAAGCCTTGGCAAACGTCACCCTAATTTACATGGGCATCCGCACAGTGGATAAGTCTTTCTTGTACTCTGACCTCTCCAACATAGCTCAAGCACTTATTATTCCTGGGAAGGCTACTCACATCGCTCCTGCCAAGTACGGTGCCTTAGCAGTCGTTCTGACAACATGTGGGCTGCTGTTATTGGTTGCTTCTTGTCTTATTGTAAGCACCGTTCTATGGactttgaagaaaaagaagaaagtagCAATTGATGAAGCCATACTATCACATTCAGATTCAGCATTGGCAGTTTAG